A genomic segment from Lignipirellula cremea encodes:
- a CDS encoding DUF1501 domain-containing protein produces MFRLPAAPFSTSMTRRQCLTLGALSLGGLTLPELWRLRAEGAVRPGAGKKSVIMVYLPGGASHIDMYDLKPDAPVEYRGEFRPIRTNVPGMEVCELMPEHARIADKFAIIRGLKTRGNHDPTELLTGVPAFASGNIGQNARPAIGSVVSRLRGANGPIPPYVSVSSHKLLASYDDPENPSYLGSEHRPIRLSGEALQNLSSPEGVDVARLGQRKQLLAGLDRRPDPQMKTYTARALEMVSSSAVRQAFDISAESEAIRQRYGEGFDPSGQCLDFLRARRLVEAGVSLVSIAARFPIDRVAVGVNDPGGWDTHATNFRVLRGKLPQYDKAVAALISDLHDRGLGDDVAVVVWSEFGRQPRVGNVTPDGRGHWPAAACALLAGGGLKTGQIIGETDRLGEHARSRPYTPQDILATLYHVLGIDLNTTLNDQNGRPQYLIDKGRRIDALV; encoded by the coding sequence ATGTTCCGCCTGCCTGCTGCTCCGTTCTCGACATCAATGACGCGGCGCCAGTGTTTGACGCTGGGCGCCTTGAGCTTGGGCGGGTTGACCTTGCCGGAGTTGTGGCGGCTGCGGGCCGAAGGCGCCGTGCGACCGGGCGCCGGGAAAAAATCGGTAATCATGGTCTACCTGCCCGGCGGGGCGAGCCATATCGACATGTACGACCTGAAGCCCGACGCGCCGGTCGAATACCGTGGCGAGTTTCGCCCCATTCGCACCAACGTGCCCGGCATGGAAGTGTGCGAGCTGATGCCGGAACACGCCCGGATCGCGGACAAGTTCGCCATTATTCGCGGGCTCAAAACGCGCGGCAACCACGACCCGACGGAACTACTGACCGGCGTCCCGGCGTTCGCCTCGGGCAACATCGGCCAGAACGCTCGCCCGGCGATTGGTTCTGTCGTGAGCCGGCTCCGCGGCGCGAACGGCCCCATTCCCCCGTATGTCAGCGTCTCCAGCCATAAGTTGCTGGCGTCTTACGACGATCCGGAGAATCCGTCCTATCTGGGCTCCGAGCATCGGCCGATCCGTCTGTCCGGCGAGGCGTTGCAGAATCTCAGCTCGCCCGAGGGGGTGGATGTAGCCCGCCTGGGCCAGCGGAAGCAGCTGTTGGCGGGGCTGGATCGTCGGCCTGATCCGCAGATGAAAACCTATACGGCCCGCGCGCTGGAGATGGTCTCTTCGAGCGCGGTCCGCCAGGCGTTTGATATTTCCGCAGAAAGCGAAGCGATCCGCCAGCGGTATGGCGAAGGGTTTGATCCCAGCGGCCAGTGCCTGGATTTTCTGCGGGCTCGTCGGCTGGTCGAGGCGGGCGTGTCGCTGGTTTCGATCGCGGCCCGATTCCCCATCGACCGCGTGGCGGTGGGGGTGAATGATCCCGGCGGATGGGACACCCACGCCACGAACTTTCGGGTGCTGCGGGGCAAGCTGCCGCAATACGACAAGGCGGTGGCCGCGTTGATTTCCGATCTGCACGATCGCGGCCTGGGCGACGACGTCGCGGTGGTGGTCTGGAGCGAATTTGGTCGCCAGCCGCGGGTCGGCAATGTAACGCCCGACGGACGCGGCCACTGGCCAGCAGCCGCCTGCGCCCTGCTGGCCGGCGGCGGCTTGAAAACGGGTCAGATCATCGGCGAGACCGATCGCCTGGGCGAGCACGCCAGGTCCCGCCCCTACACCCCGCAAGACATCCTGGCCACGCTGTACCACGTGCTGGGCATCGACCTGA